The proteins below come from a single Branchiostoma floridae strain S238N-H82 chromosome 5, Bfl_VNyyK, whole genome shotgun sequence genomic window:
- the LOC118416031 gene encoding amidase-like isoform X2, producing the protein MQSGSASTASELYSPPAVRTPSLQQLSQSAAKFNLDIDEAELKQYQDVIKEALVSYDRVDKMTEPIPAVKWPRTPGWRPDPEDNPHNAWYFRTEITGASTGKLHGKTVAIKDNVAVAGVPMMNGSRIMEGYVPDYDATIVTRILDAGGSIKGKSSCEDLCLSGDSFTSVTGPVLNAHDRTRSAGGSSSGSATLLALEQVDMATGGDQGGSIRIPAAWSGVVGLKPTYGLVPYTGCVPVDITLDHVGPMARTVDDVALMLEVIAGYDNGLDPRQPANLTVPEYTKQLTGDLGGIRVGLLKEGFGSESAEADVDELVRAQAHRLTSAGAVVEDMSVPLHYPDASHIYNVINEGCLETMIKGNGLGVGWKGFYPTSMLDALAKGYRTRAHDMPPTGKFTYLLYDCITTNYGNRFYAKGQNLSRMLTHAYNQALSRYDVIIMPTIPFKATKLPNKDISTSEICKMALNFGQMSNVCPFNLTGHPALSINAGFSQGLPVGMMIVGRHFDDATVLKVAHAFENIRDSKI; encoded by the exons ATGCAGAGTGGATCTGCCAGCACTGCATCAG AGCTTTACAGCCCTCCTGCTGTCCGCACACCTTCATTGCAACAACTGTCCCAGTCAGCGGCCAAGTTCAACCTGGACATAGATGAAGCGGAGCTAAAGCAATATCAAG ATGTCATCAAGGAAGCACTTGTGTCTTACGACCGAGTGGACAAGATGACCGAGCCAATTCCAGCGGTCAAGTGGCCGAGAACACCAGGCTGGCGGCCTGATCCCGAAGACAATCCACACAATGCATG GTACTTTAGGACCGAGATCACAGGTGCATCCACAGGAAAGCTGCATGGGAAAACTGTAGCCATCAAGGACAATGTGGCCGTGGCAGGTGTGCCTATGATGAACGGCAGCCGTATCATGGAGGGATATGTACCTGATTATGATGCTACCATTGTCACAAGGATCTTAGATGCAG GTGGAAGCATCAAGGGGAAGTCCTCGTGTGAGGATCTGTGCTTGTCAGGTGACAGTTTCACATCTGTGACTGGCCCCGTGCTGAATGCTCATGACAGGACCAGGTCTGCTGGCGGCTCAAGCAGTGGGAGTGCCACACTG TTGGCGCTGGAACAAGTCGACATGGCCACAGGAGGAGACCAGGGCGGGTCCATCAGAATTCCTGCCGCTTGGTCTGGGGTAGTGGGACTGAAACCGACCTACGGGCTGGTACCGTATACAGGGTGTGTTCCTGTAGATATTACACTGGACCATGTGGGACCAATGGCCAGAACTGTAGATGATGTAGCTCTAATGTTGGAA GTGATTGCAGGGTATGACAATGGTTTAGATCCTCGGCAACCAGCAAACCTAACTGTGCCAGAATACACTAAACAG CTGACAGGAGACCTGGGTGGCATCAGAGTCGGTCTGCTGAAGGAAGGATTTGGAAGTGAGTCAGCAGAAGCTGATGTTGATGAACTGGTTCGTGCTCAGGCACACAGGCTGACTTCAGCAGGCGCTGTGGTGGAAGACATGTCTGTTCCTTTACATTACCCGGATG CCTCCCACATCTATAACGTGATAAACGAAGGTTGTCTGGAGACCATGATAAAAGGAAATG GACTAGGAGTAGGTTGGAAAGGCTTCTACCCAACAAGTATGCTGGATGCCTTAGCTAAGGGTTACAGAACACGGGCACATGATATGCCACCAACTGGAAAATTTACCTATTTGCTGTATGATTGTATCACAACCAACTATGGAAACAG GTTCTATGCTAAAGGGCAGAACTTGAGTCGTATGCTGACACATGCGTACAACCAGGCCCTCAGTAGgtatgatgtcatcatcatgCCCACAATTCCATTCAAGGCAACTAAACTTCCAAATAAGGACATATCCACAAGTG AAATCTGCAAAATGGCGCTGAATTTTGGACAGATGTCTAACGTTTGCCCGTTCAACCTGACCGGACACCCCGCCCTCAGCATCAATGCCGGGTTCTCACAGGGGCTTCCGGTCGGCATGATGATCGTTGGGCGACATTTTGATGATGCCACTGTGCTGAAAGTGGCACATGCCTTTGAGAACATCAGGGATTCAAAAATATAA
- the LOC118416031 gene encoding amidase-like isoform X4: MMNGSRIMEGYVPEYDATIVTRILDAGGTIKGKSMCEDLCMSADSFTSVTGPVLNAHDRTRSAGGSSSGSAALLALEQVDMATGGDQGGSVRIPAAWSGVVGLKATYGLVPYIGCVPIGITRDHVGPMARTVHDVALMLEVIAGYDNGLDPRQPANLTVPEYTKQLTGDLGGIRVGLLKEGFGSESAEADVDELVRAQAHRLTSAGAVVEDMSVPLHYPDASHIYSVVHEGSLETMKGNGLGVGWKGFHPTSMIDALIKGYRTRANDMPPTAKFNYLLYDCITTNYGNRFYAKGQNLSRMLTHAYNQALSRYDVIIMPTIPFKATKLPNKDISTSEICKMALNFGQMSNVCPFNLTGHPALSINAGFSQGLPVGMMIVGRHFDDATVLKVAHAFENIRDSKI, encoded by the exons ATGATGAACGGCAGCCGTATCATGGAGGGATATGTACCTGAGTATGATGCTACCATTGTCACCAGGATCTTAGATGCAG GTGGAACCATCAAGGGAAAGTCCATGTGTGAGGACTTGTGCATGTCAGCCGACAGTTTCACATCTGTGACTGGCCCAGTACTGAACGCTCATGACAGGACCAGGTCTGCTGGCGGCTCAAGCAGTGGGAGTGCCGCTCTG TTGGCACTGGAACAAGTCGACATGGCGACAGGAGGAGACCAGGGCGGGTCCGTCCGGATTCCTGCCGCCTGGTCTGGGGTGGTTGGACTGAAGGCAACCTACGGTCTCGTGCCGTATATAGGCTGTGTTCCGATAGGTATTACCCGGGACCATGTGGGACCAATGGCTAGAACTGTACATGATGTTGCTCTCAtgttggaa GTGATTGCAGGGTATGACAATGGTTTAGATCCTCGACAACCCGCAAACTTAACTGTGCCAGAATACACGAAACAG CTGACAGGAGACCTGGGTGGCATCAGAGTCGGTCTGCTGAAGGAAGGGTTTGGAAGTGAGTCGGCAGAAGCTGATGTTGATGAACTGGTTCGTGCTCAGGCACACAGGCTGACTTCAGCAGGCGCTGTGGTGGAAGACATGTCCGTTCCTTTACATTACCCGGATG CCTCGCACATCTATAGCGTGGTGCATGAAGGTTCTTTGGAGACCATGAAAGGAAATG GACTAGGAGTAGGCTGGAAAGGCTTCCACCCGACAAGTATGATAGATGCCCTAATTAAGGGGTACAGAACACGTGCAAATGATATGCCACCAACTGCAAAATTCAACTATTTGTTGTATGATTGCATCACAACAAACTATGGAAACAG GTTCTATGCTAAAGGGCAGAACTTGAGTCGTATGCTGACACATGCGTACAACCAGGCCCTCAGTAGgtatgatgtcatcatcatgCCCACAATTCCATTCAAGGCAACTAAACTTCCAAATAAGGACATATCCACAAGTG AAATCTGCAAAATGGCGCTGAATTTTGGACAGATGTCTAACGTTTGCCCGTTCAACCTGACCGGACACCCCGCCCTCAGCATCAATGCCGGGTTCTCACAGGGGCTTCCGGTCGGCATGATGATCGTTGGGCGACATTTTGATGATGCCACTGTGCTGAAAGTGGCACATGCCTTTGAGAACATCAGGGATTCAAAAATATAA
- the LOC118416031 gene encoding amidase-like isoform X3 has protein sequence MQGGAASTASALYSPSAVRTPSLQQLSQSAAKFNLDIDEAELKQYQDVIKEALVSYDRVDKMTEPIPAVKWPRTPGWRPDPEDNPHNAWYFRTEITGASTGKLHGKTVAIKDNVAVAGVPMMNGSRIMEGYVPDYDATIVTRILDAGGSIKGKSSCEDLCLSGDSFTSVTGPVLNAHDRTRSAGGSSSGSATLLALEQVDMATGGDQGGSIRIPAAWSGVVGLKPTYGLVPYTGCVPVDITLDHVGPMARTVDDVALMLEVIAGYDNGLDPRQPANLTVPEYTKQLTGDLGGIRVGLLKEGFGTSHIYNVINEGCLETMIKGNGLGVGWKGFYPTSMLDALAKGYRTRAHDMPPTGKFTYLLYDCITTNYGNRFYAKGQNLSRMLTHAYNQALSRYDVIIMPTIPFKATKLPNKDISTSEICKMALNFGQMSNVCPFNLTGHPALSINAGFSQGLPVGMMIVGRHFDDATVLKVAHAFENIRDSKI, from the exons ATGCAGGGCGGAGCTGCCAGTACTGCATCAG CGCTTTACAGCCCTTCTGCTGTCCGCACACCTTCATTACAACAACTCTCCCAGTCAGCAGCCAAGTTCAACCTGGACATAGATGAAGCGGAGCTAAAGCAATATCAAG ATGTCATCAAGGAAGCACTTGTGTCTTACGACCGAGTGGACAAGATGACCGAGCCAATTCCAGCGGTCAAGTGGCCGAGAACACCAGGCTGGCGGCCTGATCCCGAAGACAATCCACACAATGCATG GTACTTTAGGACCGAGATCACAGGTGCATCCACAGGAAAGCTGCATGGGAAAACTGTAGCCATCAAGGACAATGTGGCCGTGGCAGGTGTGCCTATGATGAACGGCAGCCGTATCATGGAGGGATATGTACCTGATTATGATGCTACCATTGTCACAAGGATCTTAGATGCAG GTGGAAGCATCAAGGGGAAGTCCTCGTGTGAGGATCTGTGCTTGTCAGGTGACAGTTTCACATCTGTGACTGGCCCCGTGCTGAATGCTCATGACAGGACCAGGTCTGCTGGCGGCTCAAGCAGTGGGAGTGCCACACTG TTGGCGCTGGAACAAGTCGACATGGCCACAGGAGGAGACCAGGGCGGGTCCATCAGAATTCCTGCCGCTTGGTCTGGGGTAGTGGGACTGAAACCGACCTACGGGCTGGTACCGTATACAGGGTGTGTTCCTGTAGATATTACACTGGACCATGTGGGACCAATGGCCAGAACTGTAGATGATGTAGCTCTAATGTTGGAA GTGATTGCAGGGTATGACAATGGTTTAGATCCTCGGCAACCAGCAAACCTAACTGTGCCAGAATACACTAAACAG CTGACAGGAGACCTGGGTGGCATCAGAGTCGGTCTGCTGAAGGAAGGATTTGGAA CCTCCCACATCTATAACGTGATAAACGAAGGTTGTCTGGAGACCATGATAAAAGGAAATG GACTAGGAGTAGGTTGGAAAGGCTTCTACCCAACAAGTATGCTGGATGCCTTAGCTAAGGGTTACAGAACACGGGCACATGATATGCCACCAACTGGAAAATTTACCTATTTGCTGTATGATTGTATCACAACCAACTATGGAAACAG GTTCTATGCTAAAGGGCAGAACTTGAGTCGTATGCTGACACATGCGTACAACCAGGCCCTCAGTAGgtatgatgtcatcatcatgCCCACAATTCCATTCAAGGCAACTAAACTTCCAAATAAGGACATATCCACAAGTG AAATCTGCAAAATGGCGCTGAATTTTGGACAGATGTCTAACGTTTGCCCGTTCAACCTGACCGGACACCCCGCCCTCAGCATCAATGCCGGGTTCTCACAGGGGCTTCCGGTCGGCATGATGATCGTTGGGCGACATTTTGATGATGCCACTGTGCTGAAAGTGGCACATGCCTTTGAGAACATCAGGGATTCAAAAATATAA
- the LOC118416031 gene encoding amidase-like isoform X1: MQGGAASTASALYSPSAVRTPSLQQLSQSAAKFNLDIDEAELKQYQDVIKEALVSYDRVDKMTEPIPAVKWPRTPGWRPDPEDNPHNAWYFRTEITGASTGKLHGKTVAIKDNVAVAGVPMMNGSRIMEGYVPDYDATIVTRILDAGGSIKGKSSCEDLCLSGDSFTSVTGPVLNAHDRTRSAGGSSSGSATLLALEQVDMATGGDQGGSIRIPAAWSGVVGLKPTYGLVPYTGCVPVDITLDHVGPMARTVDDVALMLEVIAGYDNGLDPRQPANLTVPEYTKQLTGDLGGIRVGLLKEGFGSESAEADVDELVRAQAHRLTSAGAVVEDMSVPLHYPDASHIYNVINEGCLETMIKGNGLGVGWKGFYPTSMLDALAKGYRTRAHDMPPTGKFTYLLYDCITTNYGNRFYAKGQNLSRMLTHAYNQALSRYDVIIMPTIPFKATKLPNKDISTSEICKMALNFGQMSNVCPFNLTGHPALSINAGFSQGLPVGMMIVGRHFDDATVLKVAHAFENIRDSKI; this comes from the exons ATGCAGGGCGGAGCTGCCAGTACTGCATCAG CGCTTTACAGCCCTTCTGCTGTCCGCACACCTTCATTACAACAACTCTCCCAGTCAGCAGCCAAGTTCAACCTGGACATAGATGAAGCGGAGCTAAAGCAATATCAAG ATGTCATCAAGGAAGCACTTGTGTCTTACGACCGAGTGGACAAGATGACCGAGCCAATTCCAGCGGTCAAGTGGCCGAGAACACCAGGCTGGCGGCCTGATCCCGAAGACAATCCACACAATGCATG GTACTTTAGGACCGAGATCACAGGTGCATCCACAGGAAAGCTGCATGGGAAAACTGTAGCCATCAAGGACAATGTGGCCGTGGCAGGTGTGCCTATGATGAACGGCAGCCGTATCATGGAGGGATATGTACCTGATTATGATGCTACCATTGTCACAAGGATCTTAGATGCAG GTGGAAGCATCAAGGGGAAGTCCTCGTGTGAGGATCTGTGCTTGTCAGGTGACAGTTTCACATCTGTGACTGGCCCCGTGCTGAATGCTCATGACAGGACCAGGTCTGCTGGCGGCTCAAGCAGTGGGAGTGCCACACTG TTGGCGCTGGAACAAGTCGACATGGCCACAGGAGGAGACCAGGGCGGGTCCATCAGAATTCCTGCCGCTTGGTCTGGGGTAGTGGGACTGAAACCGACCTACGGGCTGGTACCGTATACAGGGTGTGTTCCTGTAGATATTACACTGGACCATGTGGGACCAATGGCCAGAACTGTAGATGATGTAGCTCTAATGTTGGAA GTGATTGCAGGGTATGACAATGGTTTAGATCCTCGGCAACCAGCAAACCTAACTGTGCCAGAATACACTAAACAG CTGACAGGAGACCTGGGTGGCATCAGAGTCGGTCTGCTGAAGGAAGGATTTGGAAGTGAGTCAGCAGAAGCTGATGTTGATGAACTGGTTCGTGCTCAGGCACACAGGCTGACTTCAGCAGGCGCTGTGGTGGAAGACATGTCTGTTCCTTTACATTACCCGGATG CCTCCCACATCTATAACGTGATAAACGAAGGTTGTCTGGAGACCATGATAAAAGGAAATG GACTAGGAGTAGGTTGGAAAGGCTTCTACCCAACAAGTATGCTGGATGCCTTAGCTAAGGGTTACAGAACACGGGCACATGATATGCCACCAACTGGAAAATTTACCTATTTGCTGTATGATTGTATCACAACCAACTATGGAAACAG GTTCTATGCTAAAGGGCAGAACTTGAGTCGTATGCTGACACATGCGTACAACCAGGCCCTCAGTAGgtatgatgtcatcatcatgCCCACAATTCCATTCAAGGCAACTAAACTTCCAAATAAGGACATATCCACAAGTG AAATCTGCAAAATGGCGCTGAATTTTGGACAGATGTCTAACGTTTGCCCGTTCAACCTGACCGGACACCCCGCCCTCAGCATCAATGCCGGGTTCTCACAGGGGCTTCCGGTCGGCATGATGATCGTTGGGCGACATTTTGATGATGCCACTGTGCTGAAAGTGGCACATGCCTTTGAGAACATCAGGGATTCAAAAATATAA
- the LOC118416028 gene encoding amidase-like: MLWSGLFRRLGGYGRVVVQRRGKGRYSAPAVRTPSLQQLARAADRFNLDLSQAELQEFQNYMKGTLESYQRVDQLVEPLPTVKWPRTPGWRPEPKENPHNAWYWRTEITGAPSGKLQGKTVAIKDNVAVAGVPMMDGSRVLEGYIPEYDATIVTRILDAGGIIKGKSVCEDLCMSGNSFTSATGPVLNAHDNTRSSSGSSSGSATLLALKEVDLAIGGDQGGSIRLPAAWSGVVGHKPTHGLVPYTGCVSMDITIDHVGPMARTVADTALMLEVLAGYDDGLDPRQSPNLTVPEYTSQLTGDLSGIRVGLLKEGFGQETSEADVDDMVREAAHKLTSAGATVEEVSVPLHYPDGTHIFNAVAIQGTMQTMMKGNGVGVGWKGFYPTSMVDAFTRGYNSRGNDMSAALKHVALLGEFLDENYGNRYYAKGQNLVRTLTKAYNEALDTHDVLIMPTIPFKPLKLPDEDASISEICHQALGSKEISLIHNTCPSNVTGHPGLSINAGFSQPGLPVGMMIVGRHFDDATVLKVAHAFEKIRDS; the protein is encoded by the exons ATGCTGTGGTCAGGGTTGTTCAGACGACTTGGTGGTTATGGCAGGGTCGTGGTGCAGAGGAGAGGGAAAG GACGATACTCTGCCCCGGCTGTCCGCACACCGTCCCTCCAGCAGCTGGCCCGGGCAGCAGACAGGTTCAACCTCGACCTGAGCCAAGCCGAGCTACAGGAATTTCAGA ATTATATGAAGGGTACATTGGAGTCCTACCAGCGGGTGGACCAGCTAGTGGAACCGCTGCCGACCGTCAAGTGGCCGCGGACGCCGGGCTGGCGGCCTGAGCCGAAGGAGAACCCGCACAATGCATG GTACTGGCGAACAGAGATCACGGGTGCTCCTTCAGGCAAGCTTCAAGGCAAAACCGTGGCCATCAAAGATAACGTGGCCGTGGCGGGAGTCCCCATGATGGACGGCAGTAGGGTACTGGAGGGATACATTCCTGAGTATGATGCTACCATTGTCACCAGGATTCTTGATGCTG GTGGAATCATCAAGGGAAAATCAGTGTGTGAAGATCTGTGCATGTCCGGTAACAGCTTCACATCAGCCACTGGCCCCGTGCTGAACGCGCACGACAACACACGGTCATCGTCTGGCTCCAGTTCTGGGAGCGCCACTTTG CTGGCCCTGAAAGAAGTAGACCTCGCGATAGGAGGAGACCAGGGCGGGTCGATCCGCCTGCCCGCCGCCTGGTCCGGGGTGGTGGGGCACAAGCCGACCCACGGGCTGGTACCGTACACGGGGTGTGTTTCCATGGACATCACTATCGACCATGTCGGACCCATGGCCAGGACTGTGGCAGATACCGCACTCATGCTGGAG GTCCTTGCTGGGTATGACGATGGCCTGGACCCGCGACAGTCGCCAAACCTGACGGTACCGGAGTACACCAGTCAG TTAACAGGAGACCTTAGTGGGATCAGGGTGGGTCTGCTGAAGGAAGGGTTCGGCCAGGAGACGTCAGAAGCTGACGTGGACGACATGGTGCGTGAGGCGGCTCACAAGCTGACGTCAGCGGGTGCTACAGTGGAGGAAGTCTCCGTCCCACTCCACTATCCTGATG GCACTCACATTTTCAATGCAGTGGCAATTCAAGGGACCATGCAGACCATGATGAAGGGAAACG GAGTCGGAGTAGGATGGAAAGGTTTCTACCCGACGAGTATGGTGGACGCTTTCACGAGAGGTTACAACTCTCGCGGGAACGACATGTCAGCGGCATTGAAGCATGTGGCTTTGCTCGGCGAATTCCTTGACGAGAACTATGGAAACAG ATACTACGCAAAGGGACAGAATCTGGTTCGAACGCTAACAAAAGCGTACAACGAGGCCCTGGATACGCACGACGTCCTCATAATGCCGACTATCCCGTTCAAACCGCTGAAGCTTCCGGACGAGGACGCGTCCATCAGTG AGATTTGTCACCAGGCTCTTGGCTCCAAGGAGATTAGTCTGATCCACAACACCTGTCCGTCGAACGTCACCGGACATCCGGGTCTCAGCATCAATGCCGGGTTCTCACAGCCGGGACTTCCGGTCGGCATGATGATCgtgggccgccattttgatgacgCCACCGTGCTGAAAGTGGCGCACGCGTTCGAGAAGATTCGAGATTCGTAA
- the LOC118416030 gene encoding amidase-like isoform X1, protein MLWSGLFRRLGGYGRVVVQRRGKGRYSAPAVRTPSLQQLARAADRFNLNLDQAELQEFQNVMKGTLESYQRVDQLVQPLPPVKWPRTPGWRPQPKENPHNAWYWRTEITGAPSGKLHGKTVAIKDNVAVAGVPMMNGSRVLEGYIPEYDATIVTRILDAGGIIKGKSVCEDLCMSGSSFTSATGPVLNAHDNARSSAGSSTGSGTLLALKEVDLAIGGDQGGSIRLPAAWSGVVGHKPTHGLVPYTGCVPMDITIDHIGPMARTVADTALMLEVLAGFDGGLDPRQPPNLTVPEYTSQLTGDLSGMRVGLLREGFGLVTSEADVDDMVREAAHKLTSAGATVDEVSVPLHYPDGTHIWNAVAIQGCTQIMVERDGVGVGWKGFYPTSMVDALARGYNSRANDMSVTLKLLTLLGEYLNKNYGNRYYAKGQNLGRALTKAYNEALDTHDVLMMPTVPYKPVKLPDGDASISEMCHQALGLIHNTCPFNVTGHPGLSINAGFSQGLPVGMMIVGRHFDDATVLKVGHAFEKIRDSNS, encoded by the exons ATGCTGTGGTCGGGGTTGTTCAGACGACTGGGTGGTTATGGCAGGGTCGTGGTGCAGAGGAGAGGGAAAG GACGATACTCTGCCCCGGCTGTCCGCACACCGTCCCTCCAGCAGCTGGCCCGGGCAGCAGACAGGTTCAACCTCAACCTGGACCAAGCCGAGCTACAGGAATTTCAGA ATGTTATGAAGGGTACATTGGAGTCCTACCAGCGGGTGGACCAGCTCGTGCAGCCGCTGCCGCCCGTCAAGTGGCCGCGGACGCCGGGCTGGCGGCCTCAGCCTAAGGAGAACCCGCACAATGCTTG GTACTGGCGAACAGAGATCACGGGTGCTCCTTCAGGCAAGCTGCACGGTAAGACCGTGGCCATCAAAGATAACGTAGCCGTGGCGGGAGTGCCCATGATGAATGGCAGTAGGGTACTGGAGGGATACATTCCTGAGTATGATGCTACCATTGTCACCAGGATTCTTGATGCTG GTGGAATAATAAAGGGGAAATCTGTATGTGAGGATCTGTGTATGTCAGGTAGCAGCTTCACATCAGCCACTGGCCCCGTGCTGAACGCGCACGACAACGCACGGTCGTCTGCTGGCTCCAGTACTGGGAGTGGCACTTTG TTGGCCCTGAAAGAAGTAGACCTCGCGATAGGAGGAGACCAGGGCGGGTCGATCCGCCTGCCCGCCGCCTGGTCCGGGGTGGTGGGCCACAAGCCGACCCACGGGCTGGTACCGTACACGGGGTGTGTTCCCATGGACATCACTATCGACCATATCGGACCCATGGCCAGGACTGTGGCAGACACCGCACTTATGCTGGAG GTCCTTGCTGGGTTTGACGGTGGCCTGGACCCGCGACAGCCGCCAAACCTCACGGTACCGGAGTACACCAGCCAG TTAACCGGAGACCTTAGCGGCATGAGGGTGGGTCTGCTAAGGGAAGGGTTCGGCCTGGTGACGTCAGAAGCTGACGTGGACGACATGGTGCGTGAGGCGGCTCACAAGCTGACGTCAGCAGGTGCTACAGTGGACGAAGTGTCCGTCCCGCTCCACTATCCTGATG GCACTCACATTTGGAATGCAGTGGCAATTCAAGGATGCACGCAGATCATGGTGGAAAGGGATG GAGTTGGAGTAGGATGGAAAGGTTTCTACCCGACGAGTATGGTGGATGCTCTCGCGAGAGGATACAACTCTCGCGCGAACGACATGTCAGTGACATTGAAGCTTCTGACTTTGCTCGGCGAATATCTTAACAAGAACTATGGAAACAG ATACTACGCTAAGGGACAGAACCTCGGTCGAGCGCTGACAAAAGCGTACAACGAGGCCCTGGATACGCACGACGTCCTCATGATGCCGACTGTTCCGTACAAACCAGTGAAGCTTCCGGATGGGGACGCGTCCATCAGTG AGATGTGTCACCAGGCTCTTGGTCTGATCCACAACACCTGTCCGTTCAACGTCACCGGACATCCGGGTCTCAGCATCAATGCAGGGTTCTCACAGGGGCTTCCGGTCGGCATGATGATCgtgggccgccattttgatgacgCCACCGTGCTGAAAGTGGGGCACGCGTTCGAGAAGATTCGAGATTCTAATTCGTAA
- the LOC118416030 gene encoding amidase-like isoform X2, whose product MKGTLESYQRVDQLVQPLPPVKWPRTPGWRPQPKENPHNAWYWRTEITGAPSGKLHGKTVAIKDNVAVAGVPMMNGSRVLEGYIPEYDATIVTRILDAGGIIKGKSVCEDLCMSGSSFTSATGPVLNAHDNARSSAGSSTGSGTLLALKEVDLAIGGDQGGSIRLPAAWSGVVGHKPTHGLVPYTGCVPMDITIDHIGPMARTVADTALMLEVLAGFDGGLDPRQPPNLTVPEYTSQLTGDLSGMRVGLLREGFGLVTSEADVDDMVREAAHKLTSAGATVDEVSVPLHYPDGTHIWNAVAIQGCTQIMVERDGVGVGWKGFYPTSMVDALARGYNSRANDMSVTLKLLTLLGEYLNKNYGNRYYAKGQNLGRALTKAYNEALDTHDVLMMPTVPYKPVKLPDGDASISEMCHQALGLIHNTCPFNVTGHPGLSINAGFSQGLPVGMMIVGRHFDDATVLKVGHAFEKIRDSNS is encoded by the exons ATGAAGGGTACATTGGAGTCCTACCAGCGGGTGGACCAGCTCGTGCAGCCGCTGCCGCCCGTCAAGTGGCCGCGGACGCCGGGCTGGCGGCCTCAGCCTAAGGAGAACCCGCACAATGCTTG GTACTGGCGAACAGAGATCACGGGTGCTCCTTCAGGCAAGCTGCACGGTAAGACCGTGGCCATCAAAGATAACGTAGCCGTGGCGGGAGTGCCCATGATGAATGGCAGTAGGGTACTGGAGGGATACATTCCTGAGTATGATGCTACCATTGTCACCAGGATTCTTGATGCTG GTGGAATAATAAAGGGGAAATCTGTATGTGAGGATCTGTGTATGTCAGGTAGCAGCTTCACATCAGCCACTGGCCCCGTGCTGAACGCGCACGACAACGCACGGTCGTCTGCTGGCTCCAGTACTGGGAGTGGCACTTTG TTGGCCCTGAAAGAAGTAGACCTCGCGATAGGAGGAGACCAGGGCGGGTCGATCCGCCTGCCCGCCGCCTGGTCCGGGGTGGTGGGCCACAAGCCGACCCACGGGCTGGTACCGTACACGGGGTGTGTTCCCATGGACATCACTATCGACCATATCGGACCCATGGCCAGGACTGTGGCAGACACCGCACTTATGCTGGAG GTCCTTGCTGGGTTTGACGGTGGCCTGGACCCGCGACAGCCGCCAAACCTCACGGTACCGGAGTACACCAGCCAG TTAACCGGAGACCTTAGCGGCATGAGGGTGGGTCTGCTAAGGGAAGGGTTCGGCCTGGTGACGTCAGAAGCTGACGTGGACGACATGGTGCGTGAGGCGGCTCACAAGCTGACGTCAGCAGGTGCTACAGTGGACGAAGTGTCCGTCCCGCTCCACTATCCTGATG GCACTCACATTTGGAATGCAGTGGCAATTCAAGGATGCACGCAGATCATGGTGGAAAGGGATG GAGTTGGAGTAGGATGGAAAGGTTTCTACCCGACGAGTATGGTGGATGCTCTCGCGAGAGGATACAACTCTCGCGCGAACGACATGTCAGTGACATTGAAGCTTCTGACTTTGCTCGGCGAATATCTTAACAAGAACTATGGAAACAG ATACTACGCTAAGGGACAGAACCTCGGTCGAGCGCTGACAAAAGCGTACAACGAGGCCCTGGATACGCACGACGTCCTCATGATGCCGACTGTTCCGTACAAACCAGTGAAGCTTCCGGATGGGGACGCGTCCATCAGTG AGATGTGTCACCAGGCTCTTGGTCTGATCCACAACACCTGTCCGTTCAACGTCACCGGACATCCGGGTCTCAGCATCAATGCAGGGTTCTCACAGGGGCTTCCGGTCGGCATGATGATCgtgggccgccattttgatgacgCCACCGTGCTGAAAGTGGGGCACGCGTTCGAGAAGATTCGAGATTCTAATTCGTAA